One part of the Bradyrhizobium sp. CB1650 genome encodes these proteins:
- a CDS encoding ATP-binding protein has translation MLALGTAKTNSGVIISVRDSGPGLTPEGAERLFEAFFTTKPGGLGMDLSICRSIIDAHGGCLWASANEPRGAVFQFTLPA, from the coding sequence ATGCTGGCCCTCGGCACCGCAAAAACCAACTCTGGGGTCATCATTTCGGTGCGGGATTCAGGTCCGGGACTGACACCCGAGGGCGCCGAACGGTTGTTCGAGGCCTTTTTCACCACCAAACCCGGCGGCTTGGGGATGGACTTGTCGATCTGCCGTTCGATCATTGACGCACATGGCGGATGCTTGTGGGCGAGCGCCAATGAACCGCGGGGGGCCGTATTTCAATTCACGTTGCCGGCCTAG
- a CDS encoding DsbE family thiol:disulfide interchange protein: protein MTEQVTPEASPQRRTWLMVLPLIVFLALAAVFWFRLGDGDPSRIPSALIGHPAPQTSLPPLQGLLRNGAQVPGLDPTNFMGKVSVVNVWASWCVPCHDEAPLLTELAKDNRLQLIGINYKDTSDNAQRFLGRYGNPFASVGVDGNGRAAIEWGVYGVPETFVVGRDGRIAYKLVGPITPDNIGSALKAEIDKAVKAPSVSLKL from the coding sequence ATGACAGAACAGGTGACACCCGAAGCAAGCCCGCAGCGCCGCACATGGCTGATGGTGCTGCCGCTGATCGTCTTTCTCGCGCTGGCTGCCGTGTTTTGGTTCCGGCTTGGCGATGGCGATCCGTCGCGGATTCCCTCAGCTCTGATCGGACATCCCGCACCACAGACGTCATTGCCGCCGCTACAGGGCTTGCTCAGAAACGGCGCGCAAGTGCCGGGACTGGATCCGACAAACTTCATGGGCAAGGTCAGCGTCGTGAACGTCTGGGCGTCCTGGTGCGTGCCCTGCCATGATGAGGCGCCGCTTCTGACTGAGCTTGCCAAGGACAACCGGCTGCAGCTGATCGGCATCAACTACAAGGATACGTCCGACAATGCCCAGCGCTTTCTCGGCCGCTATGGCAACCCGTTTGCCTCAGTCGGCGTCGACGGCAATGGGCGCGCCGCGATTGAATGGGGCGTCTACGGCGTGCCGGAGACTTTTGTTGTCGGCCGCGACGGCAGGATTGCCTACAAGCTGGTTGGGCCGATCACGCCGGACAACATCGGCAGTGCGCTCAAGGCCGAGATCGATAAGGCGGTCAAAGCGCCTTCGGTTTCGCTAAAACTCTGA
- the ccmD gene encoding heme exporter protein CcmD, whose product MSFGPYAYFIVISYLAVALVVALLIAWIVADYRDQKRRLRELEDSGVVRRSGRSAREP is encoded by the coding sequence ATGTCGTTCGGCCCTTACGCCTATTTTATCGTGATCTCCTATCTCGCCGTGGCTTTGGTGGTGGCACTGCTGATTGCCTGGATCGTGGCCGACTACCGTGACCAGAAGCGGCGACTCCGCGAGCTAGAGGACAGCGGTGTGGTGCGGCGCTCCGGGCGCAGCGCAAGGGAGCCGTAG
- a CDS encoding heme ABC transporter permease, whose product MTLIGLANPARFLSVTGRLLPYLVAATTVFLVIGLYLSATAPNDYQQGATVKIMFIHVPNAWLSMFVWGVMSLASLGTLVWRHPLADVAAKAAAPIGAAFTFLALLTGSLWGRPMWGTYWEWDARLTSVLILFLMYLGLMALWRAVEDPSRAARAAAVLTLVGAINLPIIKFSVDWWNTLHQPASVMRMGGSTLDRAFLSPLLVMAVAFTLLFVALHLSAMRNEILRRRVRTLQMMQARAASSEVGAASPASQPA is encoded by the coding sequence ATGACGCTGATCGGCCTTGCCAATCCGGCCAGGTTTCTGTCGGTGACGGGACGTCTATTGCCGTATCTCGTCGCGGCAACCACCGTTTTTCTCGTGATCGGCCTTTATCTGTCGGCGACTGCGCCCAACGATTATCAGCAGGGCGCCACCGTGAAGATCATGTTCATTCATGTGCCCAATGCGTGGCTGTCGATGTTCGTCTGGGGCGTGATGAGCTTAGCCTCGCTCGGTACGCTGGTGTGGCGACATCCGCTCGCCGACGTCGCCGCGAAGGCGGCGGCGCCGATCGGCGCAGCCTTCACCTTCCTGGCGCTGCTCACCGGCTCGCTGTGGGGCCGGCCGATGTGGGGCACCTATTGGGAATGGGATGCGCGGCTGACCTCGGTCCTGATCCTGTTCCTGATGTATCTCGGCCTGATGGCGCTGTGGCGCGCGGTGGAAGATCCCTCGCGCGCGGCACGCGCCGCGGCGGTGCTGACGCTCGTCGGGGCGATCAACCTGCCGATCATCAAATTCTCGGTCGACTGGTGGAACACGCTGCATCAGCCGGCATCCGTGATGCGCATGGGCGGCTCGACGCTCGACCGCGCTTTCCTGAGTCCGCTGCTGGTGATGGCGGTTGCCTTCACGCTGCTGTTCGTCGCGCTGCACCTTTCGGCGATGCGCAACGAAATCCTGCGCCGCCGCGTGCGCACGCTGCAGATGATGCAGGCGCGCGCCGCGTCAAGCGAGGTGGGCGCGGCTTCGCCTGCCTCGCAACCGGCATAA
- the hemA gene encoding 5-aminolevulinate synthase: MNYDAYFCKRLDELRKEGRYRIFADLERKVGRFPRATLRSSRGKKEVTVWCSNDYLGMGQNPVVLAAMHEALDSCGAGAGGTRNISGTNHYHVLLERELADLHQKEAALLFTSGYVSNWAALGTLASCMPGCVVLSDQFNHASMIEGIRGSRAPVRIFAHNDPADLARKLAEVDADAPKLVAFESVYSMDGDIAPIAELCDVAEAYGAMTYLDEVHAVGLYGSHGGGVAAQQGLTKRLTVIEGTLAKGFGVVGGYIAGSEALCDFVRSYSSGFIFTTALPPHIAAGALASVRYLKSSSTEREAMHRRVASLRSRLDDIGVPHLRNPSHIVPVMVGNAELCKEISDVLLNEYDIYIQPINYPTVPRGTERLRITASPFHSEADIEHLTAALAEIWSSPLVKYFSRDVPGTESCRERAGFRSIGRPTPRVAETIGIS, translated from the coding sequence ATGAATTATGACGCATATTTCTGCAAGCGGCTCGATGAACTGCGCAAGGAGGGTCGGTACAGGATCTTCGCCGATTTGGAGCGCAAGGTGGGCAGGTTTCCTCGCGCGACGCTTCGTTCTTCTCGCGGGAAAAAGGAGGTGACGGTCTGGTGTTCCAATGACTATCTTGGAATGGGACAGAATCCAGTCGTGCTGGCAGCTATGCACGAGGCACTCGACAGCTGCGGGGCGGGTGCGGGCGGTACCCGCAATATCTCGGGCACTAATCATTATCATGTTCTCCTCGAGCGCGAACTGGCCGATCTTCACCAGAAAGAAGCAGCGCTTTTGTTCACTTCAGGCTATGTCTCAAACTGGGCTGCGCTTGGCACGCTAGCGTCGTGCATGCCGGGTTGCGTCGTGCTTTCTGACCAGTTCAATCATGCTTCGATGATCGAAGGCATTCGAGGTAGTCGGGCTCCGGTTAGGATCTTCGCGCATAATGATCCCGCCGATCTTGCGCGTAAGCTTGCGGAGGTCGACGCTGATGCACCCAAGCTGGTGGCTTTTGAATCGGTCTATTCCATGGATGGGGACATCGCACCGATCGCAGAGCTTTGTGATGTTGCTGAAGCATATGGCGCCATGACCTATTTGGACGAGGTGCATGCTGTAGGTCTCTATGGATCGCATGGTGGTGGCGTGGCTGCGCAACAGGGTCTGACCAAGCGGCTGACGGTGATTGAAGGCACACTGGCCAAGGGCTTTGGGGTCGTCGGCGGCTATATCGCAGGCTCTGAAGCTTTGTGCGACTTTGTGCGTAGCTATTCGTCGGGCTTCATTTTTACGACGGCTCTGCCGCCACACATCGCGGCGGGCGCGCTAGCCAGCGTACGCTACCTCAAGTCAAGTTCGACGGAGCGGGAAGCCATGCACCGCCGGGTCGCCTCGCTCAGGAGTCGACTGGATGACATTGGCGTACCGCATCTGCGAAATCCCAGTCACATTGTGCCCGTAATGGTGGGAAACGCCGAGCTCTGCAAGGAGATCAGCGACGTTCTGCTGAACGAATATGATATCTACATCCAGCCCATAAACTACCCGACGGTCCCGCGCGGTACAGAGCGGCTTCGTATCACTGCGTCACCCTTTCACTCCGAGGCGGATATCGAACACCTGACCGCTGCGCTCGCCGAAATCTGGTCGAGCCCCTTGGTTAAGTATTTCTCGCGCGACGTTCCCGGGACGGAGTCGTGTAGAGAGCGGGCAGGGTTTCGCAGCATCGGGCGTCCGACGCCTCGCGTTGCGGAAACAATCGGCATCAGTTGA
- a CDS encoding enoyl-CoA hydratase/isomerase family protein yields the protein MSRFDAYRDSFPNARLTRSKTGVLEVALHTDGGTLIFNGHTHEQFVDLFHTIASDADNRVVILTGSGAAFMESISPEGFDFFSPQGYDKIYREGKKVLMNILDIEAPLIAAVNGPVRLHSEYILLSDIVLATPSTVFQDKPHFEFGIVPGDGVHLVWQEVIGTVRGRYFILTRQELDAQTAREWGAVNEIVPADKLLVRAREIAEGLVKLPPLTTRYTRIALTQKLRRIIDEGVGYGLALEGISAADVARVK from the coding sequence ATGTCCCGCTTTGACGCTTATCGCGACAGCTTTCCTAATGCGCGCTTGACCCGTTCGAAAACAGGTGTGTTGGAAGTAGCCCTTCATACCGACGGCGGCACGTTGATATTCAATGGGCACACCCATGAACAGTTCGTCGACCTGTTTCACACGATCGCCTCCGATGCCGATAACCGCGTCGTCATCCTGACCGGCAGTGGCGCAGCGTTTATGGAGTCTATCAGTCCTGAGGGCTTCGACTTCTTTAGCCCGCAAGGCTACGACAAGATCTATCGAGAGGGCAAAAAGGTCCTCATGAATATCCTCGACATCGAAGCGCCGCTGATCGCTGCGGTGAACGGCCCGGTACGGCTGCACTCGGAATACATCCTGCTCTCCGATATTGTCTTGGCTACCCCCTCGACTGTTTTTCAAGATAAGCCACATTTCGAATTTGGCATCGTGCCCGGAGATGGCGTTCATCTGGTGTGGCAGGAGGTGATTGGTACGGTACGGGGGCGCTATTTCATACTGACCCGCCAGGAGCTGGATGCCCAGACCGCGAGGGAATGGGGCGCGGTCAACGAAATCGTGCCTGCCGACAAGCTGCTAGTCCGCGCCCGCGAGATTGCAGAAGGGCTCGTGAAGCTGCCGCCGCTGACGACGAGGTACACGCGCATAGCGCTGACCCAGAAACTGCGACGCATCATTGACGAGGGCGTCGGATACGGGCTCGCCCTGGAGGGCATTAGCGCTGCCGATGTTGCGAGGGTCAAATGA
- a CDS encoding response regulator, giving the protein MTTDIPLISIVDDDDTVRAATESLVRSLGFETRAFASAASFLESSSPQETRCLILDVQMPNMSGIELQSRLSELGFEIPIIFITAYPDEAVRQRAMEAGAAAFLLKPFEVYGQRFIDCLFETLKQEKRSAP; this is encoded by the coding sequence ATGACCACGGACATTCCGCTGATATCAATTGTGGACGACGACGATACGGTTCGTGCAGCAACAGAAAGTCTCGTGAGGTCACTCGGATTTGAAACGCGCGCATTCGCATCCGCCGCGTCGTTTCTGGAGTCATCGTCACCGCAGGAGACGCGATGTCTTATTCTCGATGTGCAAATGCCGAACATGAGCGGGATCGAGCTGCAGAGCCGCTTGTCCGAACTTGGCTTCGAGATACCGATCATTTTCATAACGGCCTATCCCGACGAGGCTGTCAGACAGCGCGCGATGGAGGCTGGAGCCGCTGCGTTCCTGCTCAAGCCCTTCGAAGTCTACGGGCAACGCTTTATCGATTGCCTTTTCGAAACACTCAAACAAGAAAAGAGATCGGCCCCATAG
- a CDS encoding ATP-binding protein, which translates to MLQESSDRSAFQQAVSNRFGLVPNIFQSAPDAPELAQRLWDIARELYLDKPIPSLFKERLLVYLSRFCEVRYCIVRHCGFLIGFGHSSGDRLVQVESVAQAIKLLKTPTPWERDLNGVLLPLEAMSTPMDWPDPETDLEDCLFAAATVAFVEPLRSDRERAALRNALGGQRFEHLMGLLTFMHAVHYWTKIHPDLGFEDDVRQMLDQQEELARLLLEDREAARGEMGVRLLDELNLLRDLNERHELEKAKQALEERYHEVEMELAHVNRVTTMGQLAASISHEVTQPIAAAGTYAHAALRWLDAQPPDLEGVRQSLGGVVKATNQAADIIDRIRALIKKAPLRKDALEINEAILEIIALTRAEVVKNGISVQTQLAEGLPLVQGDRVQLQQVILNLIINAVEAMSGVSDGSRELLIGTGKDASGRVLVTVQDCGPGLNPESVDRLFDAFYTTKPGGMGMGLSICRSIVEAHEGRLWASRTAGPGATIQFTLPVGEATT; encoded by the coding sequence ATGTTGCAAGAATCGTCAGATCGCAGTGCCTTTCAGCAAGCGGTTTCCAACCGCTTCGGCCTCGTCCCTAACATTTTTCAATCCGCTCCCGACGCGCCGGAATTGGCGCAACGGCTCTGGGATATCGCAAGGGAACTGTATTTAGACAAGCCAATTCCGTCGCTTTTTAAGGAGCGTCTGCTCGTATATCTCTCCCGCTTCTGCGAAGTTCGTTACTGCATTGTCCGTCACTGCGGGTTCCTCATCGGGTTTGGACACTCCTCGGGTGACCGATTGGTGCAGGTTGAGAGCGTTGCGCAGGCCATTAAGCTGCTAAAGACGCCGACTCCCTGGGAACGCGATTTAAACGGAGTCCTGCTGCCGCTTGAAGCCATGTCGACTCCGATGGATTGGCCTGACCCAGAAACCGATCTTGAAGATTGCCTCTTTGCGGCGGCGACGGTTGCGTTCGTCGAGCCGCTGCGTTCCGACAGGGAACGTGCCGCGTTGCGCAACGCTCTGGGCGGCCAGCGTTTCGAGCACCTTATGGGCCTGCTTACTTTTATGCATGCGGTTCACTACTGGACTAAGATTCATCCAGATCTGGGCTTTGAGGATGATGTCCGCCAGATGCTCGACCAGCAGGAGGAACTAGCGCGCCTGCTCCTCGAAGATCGGGAAGCCGCTCGCGGTGAGATGGGCGTAAGACTGCTCGATGAACTCAACCTTCTTCGCGATCTGAACGAGCGACACGAGCTAGAGAAGGCCAAGCAGGCGCTGGAAGAGCGGTACCACGAGGTAGAGATGGAGCTGGCGCACGTCAATCGCGTCACAACGATGGGGCAGCTGGCGGCGTCGATTTCTCACGAAGTCACGCAGCCAATCGCGGCGGCAGGCACCTATGCCCATGCCGCTTTGCGCTGGCTGGACGCCCAGCCGCCAGATCTGGAGGGGGTCAGGCAGTCGCTCGGTGGTGTGGTCAAGGCAACCAATCAAGCCGCCGACATCATCGACCGGATCCGTGCCCTAATTAAGAAGGCGCCCCTACGGAAGGATGCCTTGGAGATTAACGAAGCAATCCTTGAGATCATTGCCCTGACCCGTGCCGAAGTGGTGAAGAACGGCATCTCGGTGCAGACGCAACTCGCGGAGGGCTTGCCACTCGTTCAAGGAGATCGAGTCCAACTGCAACAAGTGATCCTGAACTTGATCATCAACGCCGTCGAGGCTATGAGCGGCGTCAGCGATGGGTCGCGAGAGTTGCTGATCGGCACCGGGAAAGACGCATCGGGCAGGGTGCTCGTCACTGTGCAGGATTGCGGCCCAGGATTGAACCCGGAGAGTGTTGACCGCCTGTTCGACGCATTCTACACGACCAAACCCGGCGGCATGGGCATGGGACTATCGATCTGCCGTTCGATCGTCGAAGCTCACGAGGGACGGCTATGGGCCTCTCGCACCGCCGGCCCGGGCGCGACCATTCAGTTCACCCTGCCTGTAGGTGAGGCTACAACGTGA
- a CDS encoding efflux RND transporter permease subunit, with amino-acid sequence MEERRKEGFAAAVAAWQAAMTRLRPVLMTATVASLGFLPMALSANSGAEVQRPLATVVIGGLISATLLALLVLPALYPHFCRARLSVGAAAHDTACVPQPAE; translated from the coding sequence ATGGAAGAGCGGCGGAAGGAAGGATTTGCCGCCGCCGTGGCGGCCTGGCAGGCGGCCATGACGCGGCTGCGCCCGGTGCTGATGACGGCGACCGTGGCCAGCCTGGGCTTCCTGCCCATGGCACTCTCGGCAAACTCCGGTGCCGAAGTGCAGCGCCCGCTCGCGACCGTTGTCATCGGAGGCCTGATCAGCGCAACCTTGCTCGCGTTGCTCGTGCTTCCTGCCCTCTATCCCCATTTCTGCCGTGCCCGCCTCTCCGTTGGCGCCGCCGCACATGATACGGCCTGCGTACCGCAGCCGGCAGAATGA
- a CDS encoding LysE family translocator produces MGSVRQLRPDSLKPYDRGTAIFHEVSAAEIGLEMSSVKLLVFCAALFVGAATPGPAIIAVVARVLGRGAKSVLPYVLGIIIGDLAWLTLAVAGLSILAHSFETAFAVIRYLGAAYLLYLAFRLWTAPANPSQSIETSYQDGFVRLLLGGLALELGNPKTMAFYLALLPNLIAVANVSIEIYGVLFACAVSIYSAVFGGYVLLASRTRLLFRSAKAMKLANRAAGTAMAGAAIAVAAR; encoded by the coding sequence ATGGGCTCGGTACGCCAATTACGTCCCGATTCACTGAAGCCCTACGATCGAGGGACAGCAATTTTCCACGAAGTTTCGGCTGCAGAAATTGGATTAGAGATGAGCTCGGTCAAGCTTCTAGTTTTCTGTGCAGCATTGTTCGTCGGCGCGGCTACTCCCGGACCGGCGATAATCGCGGTCGTTGCCAGGGTTCTTGGGCGAGGCGCGAAAAGTGTCCTTCCATATGTCCTCGGTATCATAATCGGAGATCTAGCTTGGCTGACACTCGCGGTCGCGGGTCTCTCAATATTGGCTCACTCGTTCGAAACAGCGTTTGCCGTCATCCGCTACCTCGGAGCGGCGTATCTTCTCTATTTGGCATTTCGCTTGTGGACGGCTCCGGCCAATCCTAGTCAGTCAATCGAGACATCGTATCAAGATGGTTTCGTGAGGCTGCTATTAGGAGGACTAGCGCTGGAGCTCGGGAATCCAAAAACGATGGCATTCTATCTCGCCTTGTTACCAAACTTGATCGCGGTAGCCAACGTTTCGATTGAAATCTATGGTGTTCTCTTTGCTTGCGCCGTCTCGATCTATTCAGCCGTATTTGGTGGGTACGTGTTGCTCGCCTCGCGAACACGGCTACTCTTTAGAAGCGCCAAAGCAATGAAGCTGGCGAACCGAGCGGCTGGTACTGCGATGGCAGGCGCGGCCATCGCCGTCGCCGCGCGCTAG
- a CDS encoding nuclear transport factor 2 family protein — protein sequence MGAHSGVNDTHAAILALWSEYRDGIYEGDANRLAAIFHPAASMFYVSGGDLVVTPIAKYFDIIRNRAAPRASGAGRRERLVSLAVPSPDSAVLTATILILQKSFTDQLVLMKQQDKWLIVAKTYHLDEELPVQ from the coding sequence ATGGGCGCGCACTCAGGAGTTAACGATACTCATGCAGCGATCCTTGCGCTTTGGAGCGAGTATCGCGATGGCATCTACGAAGGAGATGCCAACAGATTGGCTGCAATCTTTCACCCGGCCGCGAGCATGTTCTACGTTTCGGGCGGGGATTTGGTCGTTACGCCAATCGCCAAATACTTCGATATTATACGCAACCGTGCCGCGCCCAGGGCCAGCGGAGCGGGGCGGCGCGAACGTTTGGTCTCGCTAGCGGTTCCGTCACCCGATAGCGCGGTGCTCACCGCAACAATTCTCATTCTCCAAAAGAGCTTCACCGACCAACTCGTTCTGATGAAGCAGCAGGACAAGTGGCTGATCGTGGCAAAGACCTATCACCTCGATGAAGAACTCCCAGTACAGTAG
- a CDS encoding aldehyde dehydrogenase family protein, with protein MEQGPLINQSAVSKVDRHVANAKAKGATIVTGGSAHSLGRTFFTPTVIDGLDPTMLIAEEESFGPIAAVSSFEREYEVLALANQTRAGLASYVFTRDLARAFRVGEALNCGMVGINAAGLSFESAPFGGVKESGFGREGSRHGIDEYTDLKYMLIGGIN; from the coding sequence GTGGAACAGGGGCCACTTATCAACCAGTCGGCAGTCTCGAAAGTCGATCGGCATGTCGCCAACGCCAAGGCAAAAGGCGCAACGATCGTGACTGGCGGGAGCGCTCATTCGTTGGGTCGAACCTTTTTCACGCCGACGGTGATCGACGGTCTAGACCCGACGATGCTCATCGCGGAAGAAGAGAGCTTCGGCCCCATAGCCGCTGTTTCAAGCTTCGAACGCGAGTATGAAGTTCTTGCACTGGCCAACCAGACAAGGGCCGGACTGGCCTCCTACGTGTTCACGCGCGATCTCGCGCGAGCCTTCAGGGTTGGAGAGGCCCTCAACTGCGGGATGGTCGGTATCAACGCAGCCGGCTTGAGTTTCGAAAGCGCTCCGTTCGGAGGCGTCAAGGAGTCTGGGTTCGGTCGTGAAGGATCACGACACGGCATCGATGAGTACACGGATTTGAAGTACATGCTGATTGGGGGAATTAACTAA
- the panC gene encoding pantoate--beta-alanine ligase, which yields MQTITTVAKLRSTISEARSGGKSVGFVPTMGYLHDGHLALVQASQMQCDVTVVSIFVNPTQFGPNEDLSVYPRDFPRDEKLCHDAGVAILFAPDAQEVYPPGFHTFVEPGELAKPLCGSFRPGHFRGVATVVSKLFNMVQPDVAFFGQKDFQQCAVVRRMVSDLNLPIEIVTVPTIRESDGLAMSSRNRYLSEEERRRALAISRGLFAAVAEFQEGERNARKLLAMAKQHLDTVDRLQYLELVDADTLEPAQSPLGRPAALCAAAYIGSTRLIDNVVLGISGGCGAE from the coding sequence ATGCAAACAATCACAACAGTCGCCAAGCTTCGCAGTACCATCAGCGAGGCTCGCTCGGGCGGCAAAAGCGTCGGCTTCGTGCCAACGATGGGTTATCTGCACGATGGCCACCTAGCGCTTGTCCAAGCAAGCCAGATGCAATGCGACGTCACCGTCGTCAGCATTTTCGTCAATCCTACCCAGTTCGGCCCAAATGAAGACCTCAGTGTCTATCCGCGCGACTTTCCGCGAGATGAGAAGCTGTGCCACGATGCTGGTGTCGCGATCCTCTTCGCACCCGACGCGCAGGAGGTCTATCCGCCGGGATTCCACACCTTTGTCGAACCTGGCGAGCTCGCGAAACCTCTGTGCGGTTCCTTCAGGCCGGGTCATTTTCGTGGGGTAGCGACTGTGGTGTCCAAGCTGTTCAACATGGTGCAGCCTGACGTTGCCTTTTTCGGACAGAAGGATTTTCAGCAATGTGCGGTCGTGCGCCGGATGGTAAGTGATCTCAATCTTCCGATTGAGATCGTCACGGTCCCTACGATTCGCGAAAGCGACGGCCTCGCGATGAGCAGTCGCAACCGGTATCTCAGCGAGGAAGAACGTCGGCGCGCCCTTGCTATCAGTCGTGGCCTCTTCGCCGCGGTGGCTGAATTTCAGGAAGGAGAGCGCAACGCGAGAAAGCTGCTTGCGATGGCCAAGCAGCATTTGGACACCGTTGACCGGCTGCAATATCTTGAACTTGTCGACGCCGATACGCTCGAGCCAGCTCAGAGTCCGCTAGGTCGGCCTGCGGCCTTGTGCGCCGCAGCCTACATCGGCTCGACACGTCTGATCGATAACGTAGTGCTCGGAATATCTGGGGGGTGCGGCGCCGAGTAG
- the panB gene encoding 3-methyl-2-oxobutanoate hydroxymethyltransferase, giving the protein MSHVSEPSVECITIPVLQRWKREGRRLVMTTAYDAVTARIADSAVDIILVGDSVGNVCLGFDNTLPVSVAMMNHHLEAVVRTRPRPLLVADMPFLSFHLGTEETIRNAGGFLQRGAAAVKLEGGVKRIEVVRALVDCEIPVMGHLGLTPQSVNVMGGFKVQGRSGDDALRLLDDAYRLQEAGCFALVLEGIPAELAARATQSLEIPTIGIGAGSGCSGQVLVFHDVLGLTRAHRPKFVRAYADGFGLLQDALSHWAADVRSGSFPASQESYRLPDALAAPIANWTPPTVKA; this is encoded by the coding sequence GTGAGTCACGTTTCCGAGCCCTCGGTTGAGTGCATCACGATTCCAGTGCTGCAGCGGTGGAAGCGGGAGGGGCGGCGCCTCGTAATGACCACCGCCTATGATGCAGTAACAGCACGCATCGCGGATTCCGCCGTCGATATCATTCTGGTCGGCGACAGTGTCGGCAATGTTTGCCTCGGATTCGACAACACGCTTCCAGTCAGCGTCGCGATGATGAACCATCACCTGGAGGCGGTTGTCCGCACCAGGCCACGTCCTTTGCTGGTCGCCGATATGCCGTTTCTCAGTTTTCACCTCGGTACCGAGGAAACGATACGGAATGCTGGCGGCTTCCTACAACGTGGCGCAGCTGCTGTTAAACTGGAGGGCGGCGTCAAACGTATCGAGGTAGTGCGCGCCCTGGTTGATTGCGAAATTCCCGTGATGGGCCATCTGGGTCTTACCCCCCAAAGCGTTAATGTCATGGGTGGCTTCAAAGTGCAGGGACGTAGCGGCGACGACGCTTTACGCCTGCTCGATGATGCTTACCGTCTGCAGGAAGCCGGATGCTTCGCCTTGGTCTTGGAAGGTATTCCTGCCGAGCTGGCCGCGCGAGCGACCCAATCCCTCGAAATACCGACCATCGGAATCGGCGCCGGTTCCGGCTGCTCGGGCCAGGTGCTCGTATTCCACGATGTGCTGGGCCTAACCCGGGCGCATCGTCCCAAATTCGTTCGTGCCTATGCGGATGGATTTGGCTTATTGCAGGACGCGCTCTCACACTGGGCTGCAGATGTGCGCAGTGGATCATTCCCGGCATCACAGGAATCCTATCGTCTGCCCGACGCTCTTGCTGCTCCAATCGCAAATTGGACTCCGCCCACCGTGAAGGCCTGA
- the panD gene encoding aspartate 1-decarboxylase, producing MRKVLAAKLHGIHVTEANLHYHGSITLDPDHCQEAGILPMEFVEIWNKNSGARISTYVIFGSRGSRCCILNGAAARTCQAGDQIIVCSSTYVDETRLVQLRPKILSFDRDNHVTDRLTYLVTPEPSGHYCFEIVGESGDIKPIPLRAVESN from the coding sequence ATGAGAAAAGTGCTCGCTGCCAAGCTCCATGGCATCCATGTTACGGAAGCCAATCTTCACTATCACGGTTCGATCACTCTCGATCCCGATCACTGCCAGGAAGCTGGCATCCTGCCGATGGAATTCGTGGAGATTTGGAACAAGAACTCCGGCGCGCGGATATCGACCTATGTCATCTTCGGCTCGCGCGGTTCGCGCTGCTGTATCCTGAACGGGGCCGCTGCGCGCACGTGTCAAGCCGGCGACCAGATCATCGTCTGTAGTTCCACATACGTGGACGAAACGCGATTGGTTCAGCTGAGGCCCAAGATTCTCTCTTTTGATCGTGACAATCACGTTACCGATCGCCTGACGTATTTGGTCACTCCAGAGCCTTCAGGACATTACTGTTTCGAGATCGTGGGCGAGTCAGGCGATATCAAACCCATACCGCTCCGCGCCGTGGAATCGAACTAG